From Methanobrevibacter oralis:
TAACATACAAAAACCAAATTAGCTTTTAACAGCATTTTTAATATCTAATATTGGTGTTCCATCTAACATGTCAACACCAATAAATTTAATTTTATTTTTATCAATTTCTTTAATTGTTATATTAGAAACCCCTATTGGATTTGGTCTACATGGAGCATGTGTTGAAAATAATCCGGTTATTGGACCATCACCCATTAATGGAACTTTCATTTTATAACCTTTAGATTGGTTAAAATAAAAAATAAGCATATACTCTTCACCAACTTTCATATCACACATAGCTTCTAAATATTTTAAATCGATTTCCATCCATGTTTCATTAGTATTTCTACTATTTTTAGGAGTTTTATTCATATTATTAAATTTAGAGTGTATATAACCTATTGGATGAAATATTATCCCTTCATTTGTCATTCAATCACCTAAAAAAATTCAAATGCATTTTAATTCAAAATTTTTATTGAATTTCCAATTTTAGAAATAAATTCCATGTCTCCACCTTCAATTATTATAAAGTGGGAATCATCTCTATATACCACAGCAACATCTCGATCAAAATGCCCGT
This genomic window contains:
- a CDS encoding TrmO family methyltransferase domain-containing protein, with product MTNEGIIFHPIGYIHSKFNNMNKTPKNSRNTNETWMEIDLKYLEAMCDMKVGEEYMLIFYFNQSKGYKMKVPLMGDGPITGLFSTHAPCRPNPIGVSNITIKEIDKNKIKFIGVDMLDGTPILDIKNAVKS